From a single Lolium rigidum isolate FL_2022 chromosome 7, APGP_CSIRO_Lrig_0.1, whole genome shotgun sequence genomic region:
- the LOC124671532 gene encoding uncharacterized protein LOC124671532, with the protein MPKPRPGTAFPIAAALAAQGLRVDQVDPDLLKFLQHVRHDGNLYAFELPARGDGPETPAANGAARSSLAPSSSRPGRGRRAEQEIPPADGPQWYETADMDEDYRKFWRRTRIVDGRPVLQVGEGKVVRYGLDAVPVRLSEIADWAEKNGWWKEVPAVAASGEDGDGVEVEEEDKVAPMMVSPVRDSPPRWRKKKVEQGQKEKGGAGKINSVNREDNMLSVVPVEKLNIVYTETNLSNGLEADPHIAAGFYGVVWPTHIMERPESSFKKKLLCVLRKPCCPEEYKNLFAAASNRLPATKRRQTRRGVKYYNSPHETNQSYFDSHPEISFC; encoded by the exons ATGCCCAAGCCGCGCCCTGGCACCGCCTTccccatcgccgccgccctcgccgcccagGGGCTCAGGGTCGATCAGGTCGACCCCGACCTCCTCAAGTTCCTCCAGCacgtccgccacgacggcaatttGTACGCCTTCGAGCTCCCTGCCCGCGGCGACGGCCCGGAGACGCCCGCCGCCAATGGCGCGGCCCGAAGCTCCCTCGCCCCCTCCTCGTCCCGGCCAGGAAGGGGCCGCCGGGCGGAGCAGGAGATCCCGCCCGCGGACGGCCCCCAGTGGTACGAGACCGCGGACATGGACGAGGACTACCGCAAGTTCTGGAGGCGAACGCGCATAGTGGACGGCCGGCCGGTGCTCCAGGTAGGAGAAGGCAAGGTCGTCCGCTACGGGCTGGACGCCGTGCCGGTTCGGCTCAGCGAGATAGCTGATTGGGCGGAGAAGAACGGTTGGTGGAAGGAAGTGCCCGCCGTTGCTGCTTCTGGGGAGGATGGCGACGGCgtcgaggttgaggaggaggacaagGTGGCGCCGATGATGGTGTCTCCTGTGCGCGATTCCCCTCCGCGTTGGCGAAAAAAG AAGGTGGAACAGGGTCAGAAGGAGAAGGGTGGCGCTGGGAAGATCAATTCGGTGAATAGAGAAGATAACATGTTGAGCGTGGTGCCTGTGGAGAAGCTGAATATCGTGTACACAGAGACAAACTTAAGTAATGGGCTTGAGGCTGATCCTCACATTGCTGCG GGATTTTATGGTGTTGTATGGCCTACACATATCATGGAGAGGCCAGAATCATCCTTCAAGAAAAAGTTGCTGTGTGTTCTCAGAAAACCATGTTGCCCGGAAGAATACAAGAACCTGTTTGCTGCTGCTAGTAATCGCCTTCCGGCAACAAAGAGAAGGCAGACACGCAGAGGTGTGAAGTACTACAACTCTCCACATGAAacgaatcaatcatattttgattcTCACCCAG AAATATCTttctgttaa